CAGGGCAGCGAAGAATTTCATCTCTGCTGTCATACAGTGGCCAGAAAAACGgatcgcgcagcgcctccaggGCGGTGGGCCGCTTGCGGGGGTCGAAGGAGAGCAGCTTGGCAATCAATATGCCGAGACTAATAGGAACGTCCACCTTGAAGCCGAAGAGGGTGCTGTGGAAAAGGACCTGCGAGTGAACCTGGTCGCTCAGCGTTAGCGGATCCCGCCTTCGTGCAGTTTTGTGAAAAAGAATGTCGTTGATAAAGTGCTTGCCCTCTTCGCCACCCTCGAAGAGCGCGGCAGCCTCCTCCGGCGTCTGCGGGACGCCACGCAGCCCCGGCGTCTCCAGAATCAACGCCAGCTGGGAGAGGTAGTTGGCACCAGTGAACAaagggcggcgcagcaccatcTCGGCCAGAATGCAGCCGGCAGACCACATGTCAATTGCGTGGTTGTAGCGGCCCATGATGAGCAGCTCGGGGGCTCGGTAGTAGCGCGTGACAACGTAGTCGGTGAGGCTGTAGAgcgggggctgcttggcggCATGAGGGGCGGATGATGCCCCACGGGCTGCGGAAGATGACCAGCAGAATAGGCCCCAATCCTCAAGTTCTTTGGCGCTCGACTCGGCTGCGGTCGCGACTGCCGTGAGTGTGCGCTCATGCGGCCAAGCAggaacgccgccgcgggaGAGGCCGAAGTCGCAGAGCTTCATGTCGCAGTTGCCGTTAAGAAGGATGTTACCCGGCTTCAGGTCACGGTGGAtgacaccgctgctgtgcacgtACACCAACACCTTCATAAGCTGATAGGCGATAAAGCGGAGCTGGTCCATCGCGATCTCCTGCGATGACCTCAGCAGGGCACCTAAGTCTGTGTCCATGAGGTCGGTCACTAGATAGATATCATCGAACGCAGCGGACGACGAGGCACCGGTGGGGGCCGGTGGACGCCCAACTTCCATCAACCGCACAATGTTCGGATGCCCTTGCAGGTACCTCAGCAACTTGATCTCTCGCAGGATGCGGCGCCCATCCACGAGATCGTCGAACACCTTCGTCACCTTCTTGATTGCGACGAACGGAGACACCTCCCCGCGCGCCAGCGTACGGCGCTTGAACGGTTCCGAGTACAAGTGCGGAACTCGCACTGGCCCACCTCGCCCGGCTTCGTCCAGCACAGCACGCGTGCGGAAGTACACAGGCGCGTCGTGGCCGCGACGTTGCCGCGTGACTATACGACCCTCTTCCTCGATGGTGCGCATCGCCTCGTTGTAGTAGACGCTGGatgcgacgaggcgcaggtCCACCGCAGCGCAAACGACACCGTACGCGCCATACCCGATCCCGTTCAGCACCTCAAAGTGCGGCGCCACCTCGAAGATGGAGCCGCGCACGTGATAGCTCTTGCCGTGCTCACTGGTGTAGTCGATCATCGCTGGCGCATCGCTGCCACCGAACAGCAGCCCGTTGTCGCGCGCCGTCTGAATGAACGGGACCGCTGCTTCGTTGAACATCGCGCTCGAGCTTGAGGGATTgacgctctcctcctccttttgtACTGCCTGTTTATTTTCCTCTTTTCTTCGAAGGCGGAAGTGGAGcaacggagagagaggaaagtAGAAGAGATGGCGCCGCGCACCCGCAGCGCAATGGAGTCGTTAAGGAGTTGTATTGCTCCGTTGCAAGGTGTGTCCATTCTCTGCCATACACCATGATTCAAACGCCACTCTTCCCCACCCGCCCGCGGCCCGTCACAGGCCTCATCGCGTcgcgcgaggcagccgtTGGCACGCCCGGTACCGCAGTGCGCTGACTCAGTCACCTGAGCACGGCTTTTGCCTCAAACTCAACCCACCatccgcctgctgcgcgggtcgccgcacagcagctcCCATTTCGCCGGTCGCCACGCGGTGCACCCCTCTCAGGGTGACACTCAGGTTTCCCCCATTAATGTGGGTAGTGACGACCGGGTGAGAGAGACGTTCGAGTCACTCTCACAAttgcgcagcacacagatggcacaagcgtgtacgctgccgcaggtcgtTCAGACGCAACCCCATCCAGAGCCCGGCcgccagcatcagcagcgaccaATCGCTCTGACTTCCTCACGCAGGGTCGGTCAACGACCCTGATACCACACTGATGTGGTCGGTATAATCAGGGAGCCGATGAAGCTGAAGAAAAGGCTACATGGCACACAAGGGCCCAGCATCTTTCTCCCACGCACtcacacgcgtacacacaccACCAAAACTACTGCACTGGCCGTCAGCGGCCTCAGCCACAGAGGACAGGGAAAGGTTATTTGAGCTGCATCCGGTCCTCGTGAGCGACAGCTGCGATCCCCAAACGTGACGATGCGTCGCCTTAAATGTTCACACCGGGCTTGTTTTGCGCTTGTCTCGTGTCGAAGCTTCCTGAGCGTTGTgggagaaggaaaagagagggaCAGAATCGGTGGTAGCGATGGATGGAGCAGAGCCAGAGACAGGAGTAaaagacgctgctgctcgacagAGCGGCAGAGAACACAGGAGCCGTGTTATGCTACATCCTCGAACGCCCCCCCCATTACCCTCAGCTTCGCCACTCTCAACATTATGACGTCGTCCCGAGAACTTTCCCCCTCCAAAAACGCCTCCTGTGCTCTCCGTCGAGAGcgcaagaggagggagaagagaggaggcaaCACCTGCAACGCAACAGTACCATCGCCGAGCCGATACAGACTCACGGCAGTTCGGCTGATCAGCACGGTGCTTATTCTTGTGGATGTGGTGTTTTTGGTGTCGTGAGATTCGCAGGGATCAAGAAGAATCGACATGCACACTGCGCAGTGCGTGCGATTGTGTGTCACATGTTGCACAGCTTACATCACGGGCAAACAAACCGAAAAGGGGAATGTGACAGAGGCAGACACACCAAgaagcacacacgtgcggaaagagaggaaaacacacgcacacatccaaAAAAGGGGCACTACTAAACATGGTTACTCTCGGTACATCCACAAACGCCGACCATCTCATCGCCCCCCCCATCCTGTCAATGAGAGGTGCACGGCGCCCGCTGAGTTGCTGCGTCtcaaaagaaaaaaataCATATTGACGCTTCTCGTTGCAGCAAGCTTTGGCGCTGCATTGTCTATGTTTCCTCATGCTCGTGTCCGGCACGCCGCGTGTGCCCGAGTCTGGCTACTCCACCACGTCTAACAATAGGCCCACCCCCGCAATCACCCACTTACGCGACGGCTGCTTGCTCTTGAGGTAGAAACCGACAACAAAGCCGGGGCCACGAGCCTGTGTCTTGTACACGGGGCATTCGTACTGGTCGCGCCGATCAATCTTGCTCAGCGGCAGGGAGCGGACTTGCATGATAGGCATCTTGGGATACAGGTCCTTTAGACGGCTTTCCTCGATGCAGCCAGCCGTGCCATCCCACCGAGCCCCCTCCATTGCAAGCCCGGTCACGTAGCAACCGTCGCGCGCGTTGGACTCGATCTGGTCGGCAGACTTCTTCAGCACATCCACAACCAGTGCCATTTGATCGAGATCAAAGCTGTTGATAATGGAGGTGGTCTGCATGATGGCGGTCAAGAATGACATGGGGTTGAAGAAGAGCGAAATATTTGTAACCTTTGGCGTCTGCAGATCGGCGTTCCAGCTCACTAGCTGCTCATTGCGCGCCATGAAGTTCTCCACCCACGAGCCGAGCATGCGCTGCGACATGAAGGAGACGCGCGCCCATCGCTCCGGCATCTTGTCCAGGAAAATCTGATCAAACAGCTCCTGCATCGCGGTGCTCATCGACAGCG
This genomic interval from Leishmania major strain Friedlin complete genome, chromosome 13 contains the following:
- a CDS encoding putative mitogen-activated protein kinase 7, translating into MFNEAAVPFIQTARDNGLLFGGSDAPAMIDYTSEHGKSYHVRGSIFEVAPHFEVLNGIGYGAYGVVCAAVDLRLVASSVYYNEAMRTIEEEGRIVTRQRRGHDAPVYFRTRAVLDEAGRGGPVRVPHLYSEPFKRRTLARGEVSPFVAIKKVTKVFDDLVDGRRILREIKLLRYLQGHPNIVRLMEVGRPPAPTGASSSAAFDDIYLVTDLMDTDLGALLRSSQEIAMDQLRFIAYQLMKVLVYVHSSGVIHRDLKPGNILLNGNCDMKLCDFGLSRGGVPAWPHERTLTAVATAAESSAKELEDWGLFCWSSSAARGASSAPHAAKQPPLYSLTDYVVTRYYRAPELLIMGRYNHAIDMWSAGCILAEMVLRRPLFTGANYLSQLALILETPGLRGVPQTPEEAAALFEGGEEGKHFINDILFHKTARRRDPLTLSDQVHSQVLFHSTLFGFKVDVPISLGILIAKLLSFDPRKRPTALEALRDPFFWPLYDSRDEILRCPASDPSVAREQIDDIAAYQKAHPCVVVDESPVFTWEFDHRITSAQALRGLFEEECQISRDVQQQLERQQRLRSSPVVKCSERRTLERSLFSGASDGSSGGDGAH